The region TCGGCTGTTCAATCTTTCCATTAAGTTTCCTTTGATTTTCATTGACCATAATTAAGTCCCCATCTCCTCTATAACTGTTTCTTTTTGTGCATCATCTTTGTAGACTAGAAAAGCTTTGTGGTGGAAAAGTGTATGTGGGGCTTAACATTCCTGATGCAGACACTGGTTCTCGAAAGAGTATCGATATTGTTCTCGTTACCAAAGGGTAAGTTTTTTCTGCTTTGCGAGCTTCATTTCATTTCTCAGCTTATGTTCTTATATAtgtttaacacatgcatattagtTTTATTTGGCTTGTTTAAGTTGCATACGAAGATGAAacattgaaatcagattgaaaacatgttaaatatatttattgagaGGGAGGACTTTATCTCTCATTGTCATCTGTGTTTTTATTGGTTGCAACTTGCAAGGATATGATTATGTAAGGACTTCTCTTTAATGCTCATTTTATTTCTTGATGCATTTGTGCAGAGAAGCAGCGGTTATTTCTGTCAAGAATGTGTCAGGGTTTGTTTCTATAAATGATGATGGTAGctggacttctgaaggtggcCGCAGCCACCGGAAAGAGCGTATTCCTGATCCCGTAAGTCACCATGCTCGCATGGCTGCTTCTTCAGCAACTCAATCTATATTGCTTTTGAATGTTTATCATAAGAAGGGTGTCTGTTTCCGTAAAAGCTTTGCTAGATCGGTTATATTCTTAGTGTGGGTCGTGCCGTATTAAGTGCGTAAATTTATCCATTTCTCGTTTTTCTCCATGTTCTCAAGCATCTTTCTATTGAAAAGAACATCCACAAAAGACAGGAATTACTTGATTGTCTATGGCTGTTGTGGGGGAAGAGAAAATGTCTAGTTTACAAAATTGGCTTTTAGCAATTATGAATATGCACTTGCTTTTGGTTGAAGCTCAAACAATATTGTTAAGTGGTGTTATCTCACATTTCTTAAGTATTAGGTTTCCTGTGGTCTTATATTAAAGTTGCACATTCTACTTATTGACAATTTGCTTTGGGGTGGATGCTTGGTATGATATTTGTCAGCAGCATGTGAATGCGTGTGTGTGTTAAGTGACTCCTATGGTCTTATTATAAAGTTGGGCCTTCCACCTATTTCAAATTGTTATTAAATTGGATACAATTGCGAATCCTTACTTTAAATATCTTGAAAATTTTCCAACTCTAGAGAGCGGAGCAGTGAAGATGATTATAAAATATTTGTTGTTTCAGGTTGCAGAGGCTAAAAACACAGCTTCAGTCCTAGAATCGTATCTTGAACAAAGGGGAGTTACTTTACCTGAAGGATATTTTTCTTACAAAGTTATAATTCCCAATCCGAACTTCCGGTATGTACAAAATggttttatttcctttaaaaagTTCTCATAAGAGTATGTACTGAATAGTTTTTCAATTGCAGTGAGATTTATAGAAATTTTCCACCTGAGGTAATCACTTATGATCAATGGGTGCAATTAGAACCAGGACCCAAAGGTATGATATCCGGGTGGGTTAAGGGCGCTTTTCGTGGTGGGAAGAAGGAAATGCAGGACTCTTTCCATCAGCAGCTTAACTTCATTCTCAGCACAGCCCCTATGTGGGACAGGTTTGTTATCTGATGTGccaataactttttttttccctttatttaaCATTATGTTATAAATTTCGTATGCATGTTAGTCCCTTTTTGTCAATAATGTTGATAATATGCCTTACTATATGGtactgaaatttttttatttgattttactcAGTTTTCTCTGCTTTTCCGCCGAATGAATTGCAATGTGTTAAGAGATTCATTGGGAAATAAAATGACACTACAGTACTAAGAAAATTGAACTTGATAAAATTTGAGTTAAGCATTAGGGATTAAGTAATAATTAAGCTGTCCTGTCTTACTCTACCCATTGCTCCTATTCTGCATTCGTAGGAAGATAAAGTGTTTGTTATCCGAGGATACTTCGTTATTCTTCTGGTTATGTTCTCATCGTAGGCAATTTTAGTTCAAGAAATCATTATTTTCCATGATTTCTGTAGGCTGGAGCTTAAAGGAAGCAAGCATGTTCTAGGAGAATTCCTGGAATTTAAAGGGAAGCAGGAGGATACCCTGGCTTTGAGGAATATCAAGAGATCAAAAGTTGGTCACATGGCTGTCCAAAAGACTAGCATGCTTGGATTAGGTAAATCCCCATAGTTTAATTTTAAACCGCATTTTTTAGTCATATAATCTTCTTATATCTCTACTTAATTTACTTGGATTAGGTAAATCCCCATAGTTTAATTTTAAACCGCATTTTTTAGTCATATAATCTTCTTATATCTCTACTTAATTTACTTGGTGATGCAGCCCATTCAAAGCTCCAGGTAGTGTACTATCCTCGAGATTATCGAAGTGAAGGAGTTTCGGCTTCAGAATGTAGGGAAGTTGAAGTAAGATCAAGTACTGAGGTCATATTCCACCCTCAAAATTCTACTAAAGTCCGTAAATACAAGCTTTCTTCAATCTCGTCTATGTCACTAAGTGCCTAAGTCCTAAAAGATGGAAGACCAGGTATGCCGACTTCGGTTTATAATAAAACAGGCCGCTGATAAAAACCAGTTCTATAAATGCATCAATATCTTTTGTTAATCtagggttttgtttttcttttgtggTTGTTTAGTTGCTAGTTTAATAGAAAACAATTCCAACAAAAAAGGAAAGATGCATATAATCTATTCAGAGTATAATTGCCAAAATATCGGGAAAAAAAAGGGGGTAATATCTTCTTATGGTTATTTGAATTAGACTAGAGCTGTCACAAAGTGGTGTCAAATTGATTGATATGTGAACTGGTATGGACTGAAACTAAAAAATTGGTTGAATCAGATTTTCTTTTATGAGTTTTTTGATGGTTTATTTAATCACTTGATCAATTCCACTATTGATCCAATTCTGAAAACACAACTTCAACAATGCTGCTATCTCCATCAAATTCAGTTAAATCTTatgaaaaaaatgatttaaatgaaTCTTTGTTACATAAGGATATGTCTCTGATACAAatatgctctttttttttttaatggataTGTTTTGAAGATTTATCTTAATAGATATGTTTGGATATAAACACTTTAATGGGAGTTGGCTCTCAGAAGGAGAATTCTTCTGGTATATCTTGAAACTTATAAGACAAAAAGGCATTATATTTCCTTTGAAGATCTCCacctgatatatatatatatggcatttgAAGTCAGTAAAACGGTACTCAACAATTGCAGAAGGTTGCAAATAAAGAGGATTACATAAACTACCTTTAAGTCTAAATGGAGCAACCTTTTCTGATGTAACCAGCTTCACAAGATCTTTGCCTGAAaatcaacataaaaaaaaaaaacaatcaaataacTAAACAAATCCTTAAAGCAGGAAAAATATGAATGAATCGCTTGTCgccttccaaaataacaaaaacaagGAAGATAGGGCAATGGacttgatttatattgaaaagaATCCTGTCCATCTATCTTACCTAGACTCGGGTACAAGTGCcgtataatgtatatatatatatgccttttctagaaaataaaattaagagtcggaccaaattataacataaaaagtCCAAGTTGATTTTAAGAATAGACCTGTCTTGGGCCGAGCAACCCACCCAACCCAGTAAGTTCAGCCCAACTCGCATTACATTTGGACAAGGTTTTTGTCTCGACTTAACTTAGCTCGAATtcagtttaaataataataaaattttaaaattaatttaattatagaattatataaaatattaatataaatatattttattcatttttaacgGCAAAACAAGCTTTTCGGTGGGGTGGGCATGGCCTTAAAACTTTTTTGGAACTGAGCCATGGCCTGGCCAAGCCCAGCCCATGACAGATCTATAATTGAgaatattttcatgatttttactTACCCGTAATATTCTCTACTCCTCCATCGACATTAACAAGGAAGGTCGGTACCTGGTATTGTTTCAACTACAGAAACAATttagaaacatatatatattaatgcaaCTCATTACCAGTtaataaagatgataattaattcaacataTTATACAAAGctttgattttaaaaaggttatataagttaagtaacttttaatttcttttaacctTGGAGAGAAGGGTCTTTGCAAGATCTAATACACCAATATAGGAAGAACCTTTAGCATAATAAGCAGGCACAAATTCCCCATTCTGATAGCCAGCCAAAAAGTGATAAGCAGCTTGGCCTGGAGAGAGCTTTGATATAGAAGGGATGGTTCCAGAACTGCAGGCCAGAAAAAAATTCCATGCTTTTAACATCAGATGACACTGCAAATACTGCATATGGTTGTTAAAATGGACTGAACAACGTTCGGGTATTGTGTATTACCTATCAGATGTTGCAAGGATGACAGCAGATGGTATCCTATACGGATTTATGCCACCTAGTTTTTTGGTTTGAAACAAAGGTGCAACCCCTTGAGGAGAAAGGACTACACCGGCATCTGCAGATACCAATAGATCGGAATAACTCTGAATGGCATTCTCGGGAGCAAACAAAAGAACTACGGAATCGCAAGATACTAGGAGCCTGAAATTTACAACGTACAAACCTGAGTTAGATATGCACATCTATTTTGGAAATGTAGAAGTAGATAGAAAGCTTTTTACCTAGCAGATAGTGGAAGGCCCCCACGGGCAAATATAACTGGCTCAGATAAAGCAGTTAATGCtaatttagttccatttatatcAGCAAATGCTTTGCCGCATAAAATAAGTGAAGATCGTTCAATATCAGCAGCTATAAATCCATTATTTCCTTGAGCTCCAAGCCCTATGATATCCTCCACAGCTGTACTGAAGAAATAAATGTTAGAAGCTGATATATAATGAATCAGTAAAACAACAGCATTAAAATTTCAAACCTTATTGATGTAGCAGTGTAAACGGTTAAAGGACAAGAATCATGGGAAACAGCACGAGTAGGAGTCTCCCAAAGAACTCTCGAAAGTGACAATATGGCTGATGGACTGTCACTAATCACACGAACTTTAGCATCAGATTCCGGAGATAAACCGATAGCCCCATCATGGACAAAAATGTTTGAGATTGATGACATGTGAGTTGTGACCTGATAAAATCAAGAATAGCAGAACAAGCATTATTGTCTATCAGACTATATATTGCTATAGATATCCAAGAAGCAAGACATTAATACCTGTGATCTTAATACATCTTTTATGctcaacaattaaaaaaaatcaaacatcatGATTTTCTGTTTTCTCCTTGAAAAGAACTTAGATACTCCTCTGTTGTTTTACATAAACGGTCCAGTATTActactctctctctctatatatatatatagatatatatatattatatggacTTGTCTTCTGCATCCCTCTCTTGTCACATTTTCCTCAAGCACCTTTCTAAGCTTCAACCTACCCAGTAATGAATTTGACATTTCCCACTAGTGATATAATTGATCATGCTGGCATTGTATGCAAACAGGGAACATTTTGTAGAAAAATGTTATCATTTTTGAATAAGGAGGATCCAAATTTATTCTCTAAGATTCTAACCGTGCACATAGACAGGTGGTGTGTGAGAAAGAATGCATGCGAGTGAGCCAGAGAGTGAGCAAAGATAAGAAAAAATTTCATTCTTCTATCTAAGAGAAAGGcaaaacaagaacaaaaataGTAGAGCAACAAAACAAGACATGCCTGCTTCAAAAGTTTACTGTATTGTGcctttgaaattgttgaatttccCCCAAGAGTTCCTCTAACATGAAGTGGAAGCCCTGACAAGGTTTCTGACATAAGAAACGGGAACCCCGGAATCATAAACACATAAACAATATAACGGGACAAAAATACCAATTCAGACAATACATATAAAGTTTTACCTGCAATGGTTGCACCTTTTGCTAGCAACTCAGAAGACTTCAAATTTTGGAAAGCTTTATCCTTCACAATCACACCTTTTCCAGCCAAACCCCAATTAAGTCCATAAGAAAATCCAGGGTTTTCCCTATTAAAAGAAGCAAAGAGCAGAATGCTAAGTGTGCAACTTCCATTAAGTGCAAACTAAAAAGTGTGTCACATACTGTCACATGAATATCACACTTAGCAGCTATATGATTTTTTAACCATGTGGTGAACAAAATATGAATCAGATTCAAACACACATAAAATTCTATTACAAACAAAAAGCATGAAACTCTTTAGAGTTCAATCAATGGTTGAACGGAAACCATTACAACAGTTCGGTATTCAAAAGCTATGAAGCACTGAAATGGAAACACAAAATGAGTACAACATGATGGACACAACAAAACACCACCTTTTACCAAAATTAGGATACAGGTATGACAAGACACAATAATAacataatgtttatatatttggCGTACAGAGTAATGCAAATAAATGTGATTGATAGGCACATATGTCCGCCAAAAGGTGGTTCTAAAATTGCATGTGCTTGGTATGTCCAAATGCCCAAATGGCTTTTAACATCATTCAAGCAAAACTGAACTAAGGAAAACAATCCTAAGACGTTTCTAGAGGCAAAGCAAGAGAAGATATAGAAACTGAACTTATATTTTCCAATCATGATTGTTGATGGTTCTTCACCATTGCCTTTGGCGAAGAGAAGATTCACTAACACTAATACTTGAAGGCTGTATCAGCcaacatctttcttttcttttcttcttcacttCCTTGTTTATGTGTTCCTTTTCTTGATTTAATATCCAGggttcaaaaaatcattttagttattaattcatctgtttttttttaatctagtTGAGGATTCATCATTCCTTTTTAGCTAAATTGTATTGTgggtttaaaatttattttaagaaatgaaaaaagaaaatgtaaaccTCCAGCTGTGTCCCTGTTGTGTTAGTATCTTGAcagcatctattttttttttctttttggtgtgTTCCAACATATAGGATGCATATCCGGCCATAAGAAGGCTTGTCGTAACCGACGTTGGTATGAAGGGTATATGCCGTGTTGGTGATTCATACTAATCAGTAAAGATATGTGTTGTTTTCCAGATTTGACAGGCAGAAGCAGGCGGAAAAATTCAAAAGCCAGAGACACACCAAATGAAATATCAATAAATTGATGTATATGGAAGCCTAAAGAGGAGGAGCAAGGGAACCAAATGTGACTTGATGAAATTTGTATACCGTGTTGGCCAGTCAAAATCATTCCATACCATTTACCTTCTTAAACAGCTTAATTCTCTATGTTTCTCAAGTAAACATTTACCTTAAAGATTCAGCTGTTTCACCTTCCTTGTCAATAAAGGGGGCTGAAACTTTGTTCTGCAAAAACCAAAACCTAATACTACTATTAGGTCAAAATTAGTTTAGACTGAACGTAACAAAACACAGAATGTGAGACAAAAGTGTGAGACAAAGCTGAAGTTGAAACAAGGAAAAATAGTTGGTCACAGAATGTGATTCTTGGGGATTTAACAGAATGATGACGTGAAGCTCGAGAAATGCATGCAACAATGTAAATGAAAGACTTTAATACTGTTTCAAAGACAAAACAAATAAATTGCACCCAGATCAAATTAATAAGACCCATGTGACTTAGACTCTTAATTTTTCCTAAAGTATTCATGTCTGATACATATTTTGGACATGGGGATGGGAAATAATCCTCCAAATATATGATAAAACTTCAGTAAAATTGACCATACCCATGTCAAACACATACCCATATCCAAGAGGCACGATAATCGATTAACAACAACGCCAATGCAGCTTTTGTGATATGATTATGGTTGATGAAATGTACTAACAAACAAATGAATTTGATTACTGCACTTTTTCCATTCTAAAAAGGGGGAGTGGGGAAGCAGTGTAATTGAGAATTAAGAACCTAGAATGAGTAGCACATATCACCAGCAACACACACACAGATTATACATACCAGAAGATTTTACTCTTACCTATGTTACTTGGACCCAGATGAATATAAGATAGAGGTACGTGTTCAACATAGTTGTGCCTAGTTTTTTCTAAGCTCTTCTATATATTTGCAGAATCATACCCCCATGGCCAAATATGTATTGGGAATAGAATATTGAACATAGGCACTTTTTTATGCTCGGGTAACAATTAGCATAGATTCCTACTGCTACACCAATTCAAAATAAGGGGTCtaaatgttcaacaaatttgCACATGCTTAAGAAATTAAATGTTAGCATTATACTACATTTAAAAGCTCATTGTGATTGGTTTATACAAAGGTGGTTTATAGAAAGGAAGTTAACCCCAATCCCTAGCTCATAAACCTCTTTCCTGGAAATTCAAACTCAAGACATTTAAGCTGAATCTCAAGCAACAGTCCACTCCAAATGCCCTTTCAACATTTGCGAAgttcaaggttttttttttttgctagagCCTACTCTACTGCTGCTATATGGAGTGCTCTTAGACCTATAGAGCAAATAAGGTAGCTTGGAATAGGTTAATCTGGTTTCGGTACAATGTTCCTAGGTACTATTATCTCTTGGATGGCGATTAAGGACAGACTGTCAACAAAGGATCATTTCTGGGGAATACCACAATGATGAAGTTTGCTCTTTTTGTAAGCAAGAAAATGAAACCAGAAGCCATCTTTTTTTCACTAGCGGGGTAACCAACCAAGTTTGGCAAGCAGTGTAGGAGCTTTGCCAAATTCAAAGAATGGCTTTCAATTGAGAGGAGGAACAAACAATGGCAGTTTAACCACTTGAAAACCAAAGTTCTTATTACTTTCATGTTGCTAATTGCTTGGACTGCTTAGTGCTAACATCTATTTTATATGTAAACAAAGGAATCAGTTCAATTTTTTGCTTATGCAGATTAAGGAATCAGTTTCCATTGTGTTAACTTAGCTCTTTTTACAGTTTGGAACCTAAATAGTTCAATTTTTGCTAAATGAATTGTAAAATATATTGTCATTGTAGCAGTTTACTTGCTTTTCTTATATAAAGAAAAACTCATTTCAGCTCTAAGTTCATACAAATGCTAAATACTTAGCTCCAACTAAAGAATCTaaacaaacaattaaaaaaaaaaagcagctAACAACGAAATGCCCCAAAACTCAAACGATAAAAtgaaaatatctaaaaatttcaTGTCAAAAGAAGTTAAGCCACATCGAAAGAGCAAAaggtaaagaaaaataaaagagacttACGCGCCGAGAAGAATTTAGGAAACGAGAGGAAGAAGAAATTTGGAGGAATCGCTTGAGAAAACAGTTCCTCATTTTCGTTTTAGTAGCTGATAATGACAGAAACACCTCCGAGAAAATCAATGACCGGGGGAAAATGATAAAACCCAGAATGGCTTTTGTTGGTTAAAATGTGcctttagtccctttacttttcgaaaattaggaatttagtctttatacttgtATTTTCAGGATTTTAGTCCCTCTGTAGTCCTTgaattttataatatgaaaattagAGGGACGAATTTTGTAATATGAAATTTCAAGTTTTACTTAGAAGTTGTTTGcgtcaaaattgaaatttcaaaatttaaaaaatatagggattaaaaATGATCCAATTAGAGAATATGGACTAAAGGTACAATTTTATGCATAGTACAtaactaatagcataatttaaccgAACAAATTTAGCCGTTAACATTTATGTTATgttaagattgaaatttcaaaattttaaaaataaagggactaaaacTTGAATAATACAAGACTTAGTCATCGAGTGAAGTAACAAACCAGTTGAATTGTCAGATCAATTTTGTTTTTCATCTCATCCTCTATCTTCTATTTCGATAATAGATACATAATTTATAGAACATATATTATTTTGGAGGGATTCTCAATTTAATGTAATGGAGAAAACAGGTTATTTGGGAGATGAAAGATCAACAATCTTACTATTAAACATTGAAATGACCATTGAGATTGTTGGCCGATCATCTGAGCATTATTCTATGCATCTCAGTATTTTCGGAAGACAACTTTGTTCATAATCAACTTCAATATCTATTAATGCCAAgatgttttgttcaatccacaacTTCCATGCCTACAAAAATCACAAACTAGTGTCGTTAACCATTGAACACTTGGATGTGTTGTTAGTGATTACGTGAAGTTTGTAAACTTACATATCCTAGAAGGCTTAAACAATGCTCATtgtaaaaatttgttttaaaacatcAGATTGTCTGAAAAAATAAGCTTGGGCAGGGAGGCTTCGGCCCAATTTATAGAGTGAGCATTTTAGTTTTATCCAAAAATTCtatagtaattgaatttttataatttaatctttaaattttaattaattaacttatcagCTAAATTACTTGACCATTCTTTTTTATattcctattttatatttacagaCTCGATTTCTATTCCGGTACTATTAAAAATCAGACTGTTATACCCTCTATTTTATAGTTGGATAAAGTTCAATAATACTtggagataaaaaaaaaaatagataagattccacatttaaacaataaaatccaGCGGGCTCTATCCGACCCAATCTGTTTTTTTCTCATCATCTACTTGCTATATTGGTAATGGTTACATCATTTATAGACCATGTATTATTTGGAAGGGATTCTCCATAAAATGCAGCAGTGAAAGCAGGTTGTGTTGGAGATAGAAGATCAATGATCTCACTGTTAAGCATGGAAATCACCATCGACATCGATGGCCGATTGTTGGCGTGTTCTTGCACGCACAACAATCCAACATGTATACATCTCAGTATTTCTTGATGGCAACATTGCTTAGAAACAAGCTCAGTATCTGCTAATGCCAAAATGTTATCTTCAATCCACAACTTCCATGCCtgcaaaaacaaaaaacaagTAAACGATTGTTTTTAACCTTTGAAAAGTTGGATCTATTAGTGATTATGTAAAGTTGTAAACTTACATATCCGAGAAGGTTAAAAAAATGTTCATTGTTATAAAAACTTGTGTTTCTTCTTCCACTAACGATTTCCAGTAATAAAACACCATAGCTAAAAACATCAGATTTCTCCGAGAAATGTCCTCTCAATACATATTCAGGAGCCATATATCCACTGCAGATTAAGATTAATTTAACAACACTATATTTGTATGAAAAAAGGGTTCATGAAAAAGATCCCTAAGTTACTTACTATGTGCCCACTATCCTTCTTGTATTTGCTTGATTTTCGTTGCCACCAAAAATTCTAGCCATcccaaaatctgaaatttttggaTTCATTTCTTCATCTAATAAGATATTACTTGCCTTTAAATCTCTGTGTATAATTCGCAATCTCGAATCTTGGTGAAGATAAAGAAGGCCTCGACTGATTCCTTTGATGATATTAAACCTGTTTTTCCAGTCCAAGAGTTTTCGCTTTGTCGAATCTTCAAAGAAAGCAAAGAGTATTTCAGATGGGAAACTCAATGCAAgagtaaagaaaacaaataagATGTTAAAGTGATTGGGAAAGTTGAGTAATGATTTCTAACCAAAGAGAAATGCATCCAAGCTTTTGTTAGGCATGTATTCATACACCAACATCTTTTCTTCTCTTTCGATACAACATCCCAACAGTCGAACGAGATTTCGATGTTGGAGTTTAGAAATCACTAACACCTCATTGGCAAATTCTTCAAATCCCTGTCCTGAAACACTTGACAATCTCTTCACTGCTATTTCTTTCCCATCCAACAACTTTCCCTGAAAAAAAGTAGACCCTTTGAAGTCCATATTTTCACTCAAAGTCGAGTGTGACATGGGTTTGAACTCATTTTTGCATAAAGCTAAAAAGCTCACCCTATAAACCGGGCCAAAGCCACCCTGCCCAAGCTTATTTGAAGGGTTGAAATCTATTGTTGCAGTGGCAAGTTCGTCAAATTTGAAGAGTGGCAGC is a window of Gossypium hirsutum isolate 1008001.06 chromosome D08, Gossypium_hirsutum_v2.1, whole genome shotgun sequence DNA encoding:
- the LOC107909050 gene encoding uncharacterized protein, with amino-acid sequence MWLEIICGIIIYQLFRRFFYGGNDVLDVETSDFNAIFSVANRLEKLCGGKVYVGLNIPDADTGSRKSIDIVLVTKGEAAVISVKNVSGFVSINDDGSWTSEGGRSHRKERIPDPVAEAKNTASVLESYLEQRGVTLPEGYFSYKVIIPNPNFREIYRNFPPEVITYDQWVQLEPGPKGMISGWVKGAFRGGKKEMQDSFHQQLNFILSTAPMWDRLELKGSKHVLGEFLEFKGKQEDTLALRNIKRSKVGHMAVQKTSMLGLAHSKLQVVYYPRDYRSEGVSASECREVEVRSSTEVIFHPQNSTKVRKYKLSSISSMSLSA
- the LOC107909049 gene encoding uncharacterized protein isoform X4, which produces MRNCFLKRFLQISSSSRFLNSSRRNKVSAPFIDKEGETAESLRENPGFSYGLNWGLAGKGVIVKDKAFQNLKSSELLAKGATIAGLPLHVRGTLGGNSTISKAQYSKLLKQVTTHMSSISNIFVHDGAIGLSPESDAKVRVISDSPSAILSLSRVLWETPTRAVSHDSCPLTVYTATSISTAVEDIIGLGAQGNNGFIAADIERSSLILCGKAFADINGTKLALTALSEPVIFARGGLPLSARLLVSCDSVVLLFAPENAIQSYSDLLVSADAGVVLSPQGVAPLFQTKKLGGINPYRIPSAVILATSDSSGTIPSISKLSPGQAAYHFLAGYQNGEFVPAYYAKGSSYIGVLDLAKTLLSKVKRN
- the LOC107909049 gene encoding uncharacterized protein isoform X3 translates to MRNCFLKRFLQISSSSRFLNSSRRNKVSAPFIDKEGETAESLRENPGFSYGLNWGLAGKGVIVKDKAFQNLKSSELLAKGATIAETLSGLPLHVRGTLGGNSTISKAQYSKLLKQVTTHMSSISNIFVHDGAIGLSPESDAKVRVISDSPSAILSLSRVLWETPTRAVSHDSCPLTVYTATSISTAVEDIIGLGAQGNNGFIAADIERSSLILCGKAFADINGTKLALTALSEPVIFARGGLPLSARLLVSCDSVVLLFAPENAIQSYSDLLVSADAGVVLSPQGVAPLFQTKKLGGINPYRIPSAVILATSDSSGTIPSISKLSPGQAAYHFLAGYQNGEFVPAYYAKGSSYIGVLDLAKTLLSKVPTFLVNVDGGVENITGKDLVKLVTSEKVAPFRLKGGDLQRKYNAFLSYKFQDIPEEFSF
- the LOC107909049 gene encoding uncharacterized protein isoform X1, whose product is MRNCFLKRFLQISSSSRFLNSSRRNKVSAPFIDKEGETAESLRENPGFSYGLNWGLAGKGVIVKDKAFQNLKSSELLAKGATIAETLSGLPLHVRGTLGGNSTISKAQYSKLLKQVTTHMSSISNIFVHDGAIGLSPESDAKVRVISDSPSAILSLSRVLWETPTRAVSHDSCPLTVYTATSISTAVEDIIGLGAQGNNGFIAADIERSSLILCGKAFADINGTKLALTALSEPVIFARGGLPLSARLLVSCDSVVLLFAPENAIQSYSDLLVSADAGVVLSPQGVAPLFQTKKLGGINPYRIPSAVILATSDSSGTIPSISKLSPGQAAYHFLAGYQNGEFVPAYYAKGSSYIGVLDLAKTLLSKLKQYQVPTFLVNVDGGVENITGKDLVKLVTSEKVAPFRLKGGDLQRKYNAFLSYKFQDIPEEFSF
- the LOC107909049 gene encoding uncharacterized protein isoform X2 — translated: MRNCFLKRFLQISSSSRFLNSSRRNKVSAPFIDKEGETAESLRENPGFSYGLNWGLAGKGVIVKDKAFQNLKSSELLAKGATIAGLPLHVRGTLGGNSTISKAQYSKLLKQVTTHMSSISNIFVHDGAIGLSPESDAKVRVISDSPSAILSLSRVLWETPTRAVSHDSCPLTVYTATSISTAVEDIIGLGAQGNNGFIAADIERSSLILCGKAFADINGTKLALTALSEPVIFARGGLPLSARLLVSCDSVVLLFAPENAIQSYSDLLVSADAGVVLSPQGVAPLFQTKKLGGINPYRIPSAVILATSDSSGTIPSISKLSPGQAAYHFLAGYQNGEFVPAYYAKGSSYIGVLDLAKTLLSKLKQYQVPTFLVNVDGGVENITGKDLVKLVTSEKVAPFRLKGGDLQRKYNAFLSYKFQDIPEEFSF